A region from the Vibrio rumoiensis genome encodes:
- a CDS encoding aminoimidazole riboside kinase, which yields MNHVWVTGDAVVDLITESETTLIKCPGGAPANVTVAIARLAGKSGFFGRVGADPFGDFMKATLDKEGVCTQFLVKDPAQRTSTVVVGLDEKGERSFTFMVKPSADQFMSVEDIPNFKSGDWLHVCSISLANEPSRGSTFEAMKRIKAIGGFISFDPNLRNEVWRQPAEIQSVALKAIAMADVVKFSEEELLFLTNSTSIEQGLEVLDELNTTLVLVTQGAKGVLRVFESEGKLITGKVVNPVDTTGAGDAFVGGLLASLSQYADWQDTYIIDSAIRWANGCGALATTQKGAMTALPNQKELFEFIQQ from the coding sequence ATGAACCATGTGTGGGTAACGGGCGATGCTGTCGTTGATCTCATTACTGAATCAGAGACCACTTTAATTAAATGTCCAGGCGGTGCTCCAGCCAATGTGACGGTAGCGATAGCTCGTTTAGCTGGAAAAAGTGGTTTTTTTGGGCGAGTAGGAGCGGATCCATTTGGTGATTTTATGAAAGCGACCTTGGATAAAGAGGGGGTTTGTACTCAGTTTCTCGTAAAAGATCCTGCTCAAAGAACATCGACAGTTGTAGTTGGTTTGGATGAGAAAGGTGAAAGAAGCTTTACCTTTATGGTTAAGCCGAGTGCAGATCAATTCATGTCAGTGGAAGATATTCCAAATTTTAAATCAGGTGATTGGTTGCATGTTTGTTCAATTTCACTTGCGAATGAACCAAGTAGAGGTAGTACATTTGAGGCAATGAAAAGGATAAAAGCTATCGGTGGTTTTATTAGTTTTGATCCTAATTTACGTAATGAAGTTTGGCGACAACCGGCAGAAATTCAATCGGTTGCTCTTAAGGCTATCGCTATGGCTGATGTGGTTAAGTTTTCAGAAGAAGAGCTTCTTTTTTTAACTAACTCAACCTCAATAGAGCAAGGCTTAGAGGTTCTTGATGAACTAAACACGACATTAGTTTTGGTGACTCAAGGTGCGAAAGGCGTTTTACGTGTATTTGAGAGTGAAGGTAAGCTCATTACAGGAAAAGTGGTAAATCCTGTGGATACGACGGGGGCTGGTGATGCATTTGTTGGAGGGTTGTTAGCAAGTTTGTCTCAATATGCGGATTGGCAAGATACTTATATTATTGACTCAGCTATTCGATGGGCAAATGGGTGTGGTGCATTGGCTACGACTCAAAAAGGTGCGATGACGGCATTGCCTAACCAAAAAGAATTGTTTGAATTCATTCAACAATAA